The Nitrosomonas communis genome has a segment encoding these proteins:
- a CDS encoding cobyrinate a,c-diamide synthase: MKQCPALLVTAPASGQGKTTLTAALARFHRNQGREVRVFKVGPDFLDPMILEQASGYPVYQLDLWMGGQSHCQQLLYQAASTADLILIEGVMGLFDGEPSSADLAVAFGIPVLTVIDATAMAQTFGAVAHGLATFRPDCRMIGVLANQVASSVHEEMLKESLPKESLPKHLSWLGSLPRHVSGELPSRHLGLVQANQINHLDHYLEQLAEYIALTSLHELPPAITFMAPEDLPTIMPALKGIRIAVASDAAFSFVYQANLDLLNALGAQLKFFSPLDDTSLPEADSLYLPGGYPELHMERLAANQSMHQAIHVHYAAGKPILAECGGMLYLLSTLTDHHGKTVDLLNLFSGKATMQRNLVNLGLHSVRFPQGELRGQTFHHLHLETAIQPSALTQPARKGLRPEAIFNSRRLTVSFMHWYMPSNPTVTAALFSP, from the coding sequence GTGAAACAGTGCCCAGCGCTACTTGTTACGGCACCAGCGTCAGGGCAAGGTAAAACAACCCTTACTGCCGCACTTGCCCGATTTCATCGAAATCAAGGACGAGAAGTACGTGTATTCAAGGTTGGCCCGGATTTTCTTGATCCGATGATTCTGGAGCAAGCTTCTGGCTATCCAGTTTATCAGCTGGATCTGTGGATGGGTGGTCAATCACATTGCCAGCAGCTTTTATATCAGGCTGCTTCTACTGCAGATTTGATTTTAATCGAGGGCGTCATGGGGCTCTTCGATGGCGAGCCATCCAGTGCCGATCTTGCGGTAGCATTTGGCATTCCAGTGTTGACAGTCATTGACGCGACTGCAATGGCGCAAACTTTTGGTGCGGTAGCCCATGGACTGGCAACCTTTCGCCCTGACTGCAGAATGATCGGTGTATTGGCCAATCAAGTTGCAAGCTCTGTTCATGAAGAAATGCTCAAAGAGAGCTTGCCAAAAGAGAGCTTGCCAAAACATTTGTCATGGCTTGGCTCACTCCCACGCCATGTCAGCGGTGAGTTACCCAGCCGTCACCTGGGTTTAGTCCAGGCAAACCAAATTAATCATTTGGATCACTATCTGGAGCAATTAGCTGAATATATAGCTTTGACCAGCTTACACGAACTGCCGCCTGCCATAACCTTTATGGCACCGGAGGATTTACCTACGATCATGCCAGCGCTCAAAGGAATACGGATTGCAGTCGCTTCCGATGCCGCGTTTAGTTTTGTTTATCAGGCTAATCTGGATCTGTTAAACGCACTGGGTGCGCAACTGAAATTTTTTTCACCACTGGACGATACTTCACTGCCTGAAGCAGATAGCCTTTATCTGCCCGGTGGTTATCCAGAGTTACACATGGAAAGACTTGCGGCCAATCAAAGCATGCATCAAGCCATTCATGTCCATTATGCGGCGGGTAAGCCGATTCTTGCTGAATGTGGTGGCATGCTCTATCTGCTTTCAACCCTGACAGATCATCATGGCAAAACAGTTGATTTATTAAATTTGTTTTCAGGCAAAGCGACTATGCAGCGCAATCTGGTTAATTTAGGTCTGCATTCAGTCAGATTTCCCCAAGGAGAGTTACGCGGACAAACTTTTCACCATTTACATTTGGAAACAGCCATTCAGCCCTCAGCATTGACACAACCAGCAAGAAAAGGGCTTCGGCCTGAAGCAATATTTAATTCAAGACGTTTAACCGTTTCCTTTATGCATTGGTACATGCCTTCAAACCCGACTGTCACAGCTGCATTATTTTCACCATGA
- the cobO gene encoding cob(I)yrinic acid a,c-diamide adenosyltransferase produces MSDSGEDRENETACHCIPPQPEGKKAESEREKRYRERMQRKKEVIDAAIARADQNKGLLLILTGNGKGKSSSAFGMLARALGHGMRVGVAQFIKSRTDTGEEAFFRHQENVIWHVLGEGFTWDTQDLAHDSETAQRGWAIVQEMLRNPALDLVVLDELTYPIKFGWLDLTMVLHDLNNRPPMQHVVITGRAAPDALCEAADTVTEMRDIKHAYRAGIQAQKGIDL; encoded by the coding sequence ATGTCAGATTCTGGAGAAGATCGTGAAAACGAAACTGCGTGCCATTGCATTCCCCCTCAACCGGAGGGTAAAAAGGCAGAGTCAGAACGGGAAAAACGCTACCGCGAGCGCATGCAGCGCAAGAAAGAAGTCATCGATGCTGCTATCGCGCGCGCAGATCAGAATAAAGGCTTGTTGCTCATTCTTACCGGCAATGGAAAAGGCAAATCCAGCTCGGCATTTGGTATGCTGGCACGCGCGCTGGGGCATGGCATGCGGGTAGGAGTCGCGCAATTTATCAAAAGCCGTACTGATACCGGCGAAGAAGCTTTTTTCCGGCATCAGGAGAATGTGATCTGGCATGTTCTGGGGGAAGGCTTCACCTGGGACACGCAGGATTTGGCTCACGATAGCGAAACGGCGCAACGCGGCTGGGCGATTGTGCAAGAAATGCTGCGTAACCCCGCCCTGGATCTAGTCGTGCTCGATGAATTGACCTACCCAATCAAATTTGGCTGGCTGGATTTAACCATGGTGCTGCATGATTTAAACAATCGCCCGCCCATGCAACATGTGGTCATTACTGGACGTGCTGCTCCCGATGCACTTTGTGAAGCAGCTGACACCGTCACTGAAATGCGCGATATCAAACATGCTTATCGGGCTGGCATCCAGGCGCAAAAAGGGATTGATTTGTGA
- the btuB gene encoding TonB-dependent vitamin B12 receptor — protein sequence MQKCRLSAMAVLWLGAATTAATTVLAENIDHQGKPIIVTATRTAQTTEESLASVTVISRKDIERQQARSLEDLFRGVLGINVHNNGGPGKGTFLQMRGTESDHVLVLIDGIKAGSATSGTTAFENIPVEQIERIEIVRGPRSSLYGSEAIGGVIQIFTRKGVGEGIKPSFSFGGGSYTTFNGSVGLSGGGKQGWFNMTVSGIGTSGFNACTGSATAGCFTDEPDPDRDGYRNVAGSARAGYRFQNGLEIEGNFMHSAGKTEFDGSFVNKAVIAQQVFGGSARFSPFDFWRVNIIAGRSRDDADNYLGKVFMTRFDTTRDTITWQNNFMLNQNHQLTVGTDYQHDQVNSTEAFTVNSRSNWGVFAQHLASLAAHNVQLSLRHDDNQQFGSRVTGGAGWGYAITDKVRLIASFGSAFKAPTFNELFFPGFGNANLRPEESRSFEFGVRGSPDWGNWSLNVYQTRIDELIAFDASILAPANIDQARIQGLEAVLGTKIMGWQLNGNLTFLDPENRSSGLNKGNILPRRAEQTFRLDIDRQFGRYRVGAMFLAEGERFDDIANTRKLDSYVKFDLRAEYIMSKHWRLLGRIENLFNEHYETAAFFNQPGRNFFATLRYQP from the coding sequence ATGCAAAAATGCCGGTTATCGGCAATGGCTGTGCTATGGCTAGGTGCAGCTACGACTGCCGCTACCACTGTCTTGGCAGAAAATATCGATCATCAAGGAAAGCCCATTATCGTCACCGCCACACGTACTGCACAGACGACAGAAGAATCGCTTGCTTCGGTGACGGTGATCTCACGCAAAGATATAGAACGCCAACAGGCAAGATCACTTGAGGATTTGTTCCGCGGTGTACTGGGCATCAATGTTCACAATAATGGTGGTCCGGGTAAAGGCACTTTTCTGCAGATGCGTGGGACTGAATCTGATCATGTGCTGGTATTAATCGACGGCATCAAGGCAGGATCGGCCACATCAGGAACGACGGCCTTTGAAAATATCCCTGTTGAACAGATTGAGCGCATTGAAATTGTGCGCGGTCCGCGTTCCAGTTTGTATGGCTCCGAAGCAATCGGTGGTGTCATTCAGATTTTTACCCGCAAGGGGGTGGGTGAGGGGATTAAGCCAAGCTTTAGTTTTGGTGGGGGTAGCTACACGACGTTCAATGGTTCGGTCGGTCTTTCAGGCGGTGGCAAGCAGGGCTGGTTCAATATGACAGTAAGTGGTATTGGCACGAGCGGTTTTAATGCCTGCACCGGCTCGGCTACTGCGGGATGTTTTACCGATGAACCTGATCCGGATCGGGATGGTTATCGCAATGTGGCCGGTTCTGCCCGCGCAGGATATCGTTTCCAGAACGGATTGGAAATCGAGGGTAATTTTATGCATTCAGCGGGCAAGACAGAGTTTGATGGCAGTTTTGTCAACAAAGCTGTTATAGCACAACAGGTTTTCGGTGGCTCTGCGCGTTTCTCGCCTTTCGATTTCTGGCGGGTAAATATCATTGCAGGTCGTAGCCGGGATGATGCGGATAATTACCTGGGCAAGGTTTTTATGACGCGCTTTGATACCACGCGTGACACCATTACCTGGCAAAATAATTTTATGCTGAATCAGAATCATCAATTGACAGTGGGTACGGATTATCAGCATGATCAGGTCAACAGCACCGAAGCTTTTACCGTGAACTCACGCAGTAATTGGGGTGTTTTTGCCCAGCATCTGGCCTCTCTTGCTGCACATAATGTGCAGTTATCGCTGCGGCATGATGACAATCAGCAATTTGGTAGCCGGGTTACCGGGGGCGCTGGCTGGGGTTACGCCATTACTGACAAGGTACGTCTGATTGCGAGTTTTGGCAGTGCTTTTAAAGCGCCTACCTTTAATGAGCTCTTTTTTCCAGGCTTTGGTAATGCCAATCTGCGCCCCGAGGAGTCACGCAGCTTTGAATTTGGTGTACGTGGCAGCCCTGACTGGGGTAATTGGTCATTAAATGTATATCAAACCCGCATTGATGAGTTAATTGCGTTTGATGCCAGCATCCTGGCGCCAGCTAATATCGATCAGGCGCGTATCCAAGGACTGGAAGCTGTCCTCGGCACAAAGATTATGGGCTGGCAATTGAATGGCAATCTGACTTTCCTGGATCCTGAAAATCGCTCATCCGGGCTCAATAAGGGTAATATATTACCCAGACGGGCAGAACAGACATTTCGCCTGGATATTGATCGCCAGTTTGGTCGATACAGGGTAGGGGCCATGTTTCTGGCTGAAGGCGAACGCTTCGATGATATAGCCAATACACGCAAACTTGACAGCTATGTGAAATTTGATTTACGCGCTGAATATATAATGAGCAAACACTGGCGTCTACTGGGTCGAATTGAAAATCTGTTTAATGAACACTATGAAACGGCAGCCTTCTTCAACCAGCCGGGGCGTAATTTCTTCGCTACTTTACGTTATCAACCTTAA
- a CDS encoding GIY-YIG nuclease family protein, which produces MKYQELINHLTDLRVLLSAKFEEVVFSEHFVPAEKPVIGDWVDQRNLPVPVKGDGVGNKSGIYFITSEDQEVLYIGKATTNNLHERIWDHLQTPKVLDNGWRVFPNSKFQAGIAKNYSQLISDGKVKIGIIAIHPAVATSLVEVYLQTIHLPPLCKQIG; this is translated from the coding sequence ATGAAATATCAAGAATTGATAAATCACTTAACTGACTTGCGTGTATTATTAAGTGCAAAATTTGAAGAGGTCGTGTTTTCCGAGCATTTCGTTCCTGCTGAAAAGCCGGTTATAGGTGATTGGGTCGATCAGAGAAACCTTCCTGTTCCGGTCAAAGGTGATGGCGTTGGTAACAAATCCGGCATTTATTTCATAACCTCGGAAGACCAAGAAGTTCTATACATCGGAAAGGCAACAACGAATAATCTTCACGAGAGAATATGGGATCACCTTCAAACACCAAAAGTTTTAGATAATGGATGGAGGGTGTTCCCAAATAGTAAATTTCAAGCGGGTATAGCAAAAAACTATTCTCAGTTGATTAGCGACGGGAAGGTAAAAATCGGCATTATTGCAATTCATCCAGCAGTGGCTACTTCATTAGTTGAAGTATATTTACAAACAATTCATTTGCCGCCGCTATGCAAGCAAATTGGGTAA